Proteins found in one Coffea eugenioides isolate CCC68of chromosome 5, Ceug_1.0, whole genome shotgun sequence genomic segment:
- the LOC113770584 gene encoding nudix hydrolase 10-like isoform X1, giving the protein MEEVFVVNGVRKDELLPAFNDDHGGVIVELKEPMDPNNFRSRLRASLFQWKLQGKKGVWIKIPIGLVNLVETAVKQEGFWYHHAEPDYLMLVNWIPVIDSTIPANATHRVSIGAIIVNDKRELLVVQEKNGKLKGKGIWKIPTGVIEQGEDIFAGAIREVKEETGVDTEFVELLAFRQMHKALFGKSDLLFLCMLRPLSYKIQKQDLEIEAAQWMPLEEYAAQPFTQKHSLYKYINDLCLAKLDGSYAGFTPRPITSIFGDSISYLYVNKQDLNRRIFSLN; this is encoded by the exons ATGGAGGAGGTGTTTGTTGTAAATGGTGTGAGAAAGGATGAGTTGCTTCCTGCATTTAACGATGACCATGGAGGGGTCATAGTGGAGTTGAAGGAGCCTATGGACCCCAATAACTTCCGTTCCAGGCTCAGAGCTTCGCTATTTCAGTGGAAGCTTCAG GGGAAGAAGGGCGTTTGGATCAAAATTCCCATTGGACTTGTAAATCTTGTTGAAACTGCAGTTAAG CAGGAAGGATTTTGGTATCACCATGCTGAGCCTGATTACCTGATGCTTGTCAATTGGATTCCTGTAATTGATAGTACTATCCCAGCAAATGCTACGCACCGCGTTAGTATTGGGGCTATTATTGTAAATGATAAAAGGGAG TTGCTTGTTGTCCAGGAAAAGAATGGAAAATTGAAGGGGAAGGGGATATGGAAGATTCCCACAGGAGTCATTGAACAG GGTGAGGATATATTTGCTGGTGCAATAAGAGAAGTAAAAGAAGAAACAGGA GTTGACACAGAATTTGTGGAATTACTAGCATTCAG GCAAATGCACAAGGCACTCTTTGGCAAGTCAGACTTGTTGTTCTTGTGCATGCTGCGCCCTTTATCATATAAAATCCAAAAGCAAGATCTTGAAATTGAGGCCGCCCAG TGGATGCCGTTGGAAGAGTATGCAGCTCAGCCTTTTACTCAGAAACACAGCCTCTACAAGTACATTAACGACTTGTGTTTAGCAAAATTAGATGGAAGCTACGCCGGATTTACTCCGCGGCCGATCACATCCATCTTCGGTGATTCAATAAGCTATTTGTATGTGAACAAGCAGGATCTGAACCGCAGGATCTTTAGTCTTAACTGA
- the LOC113770584 gene encoding nudix hydrolase 10-like isoform X2 — protein sequence MEEVFVVNGVRKDELLPAFNDDHGGVIVELKEPMDPNNFRSRLRASLFQWKLQGKKGVWIKIPIGLVNLVETAVKEGFWYHHAEPDYLMLVNWIPVIDSTIPANATHRVSIGAIIVNDKRELLVVQEKNGKLKGKGIWKIPTGVIEQGEDIFAGAIREVKEETGVDTEFVELLAFRQMHKALFGKSDLLFLCMLRPLSYKIQKQDLEIEAAQWMPLEEYAAQPFTQKHSLYKYINDLCLAKLDGSYAGFTPRPITSIFGDSISYLYVNKQDLNRRIFSLN from the exons ATGGAGGAGGTGTTTGTTGTAAATGGTGTGAGAAAGGATGAGTTGCTTCCTGCATTTAACGATGACCATGGAGGGGTCATAGTGGAGTTGAAGGAGCCTATGGACCCCAATAACTTCCGTTCCAGGCTCAGAGCTTCGCTATTTCAGTGGAAGCTTCAG GGGAAGAAGGGCGTTTGGATCAAAATTCCCATTGGACTTGTAAATCTTGTTGAAACTGCAGTTAAG GAAGGATTTTGGTATCACCATGCTGAGCCTGATTACCTGATGCTTGTCAATTGGATTCCTGTAATTGATAGTACTATCCCAGCAAATGCTACGCACCGCGTTAGTATTGGGGCTATTATTGTAAATGATAAAAGGGAG TTGCTTGTTGTCCAGGAAAAGAATGGAAAATTGAAGGGGAAGGGGATATGGAAGATTCCCACAGGAGTCATTGAACAG GGTGAGGATATATTTGCTGGTGCAATAAGAGAAGTAAAAGAAGAAACAGGA GTTGACACAGAATTTGTGGAATTACTAGCATTCAG GCAAATGCACAAGGCACTCTTTGGCAAGTCAGACTTGTTGTTCTTGTGCATGCTGCGCCCTTTATCATATAAAATCCAAAAGCAAGATCTTGAAATTGAGGCCGCCCAG TGGATGCCGTTGGAAGAGTATGCAGCTCAGCCTTTTACTCAGAAACACAGCCTCTACAAGTACATTAACGACTTGTGTTTAGCAAAATTAGATGGAAGCTACGCCGGATTTACTCCGCGGCCGATCACATCCATCTTCGGTGATTCAATAAGCTATTTGTATGTGAACAAGCAGGATCTGAACCGCAGGATCTTTAGTCTTAACTGA
- the LOC113770168 gene encoding fasciclin-like arabinogalactan protein 1 → MQLTPAATVAAAAVVFSLALILLPSPSEAHNITKILAEFPEFSTFNHFLTTTHLANDINNRETITVCAVDNAGMADLLGKHLSIFALKNVLSLHVLLDYFGAKKLHDITNGTALAATMYQATGSAPGSSGFVNITDLKGGKVGFGAVDNGGIDATFVKSVKEIPYNISVIQISKILPSPDAEAPTPGPSQMNITGIMSAHGCKVFAETLLASPAEQTFDSSVDGGLTIFCPGDAAMKSFLPKFKNLTADGKQSLLEFHGVPIYEPESSLKSNNGPINTLATDGAKKFGLVVQNDGQQVTLKTPVVTARITSTIFDEQPLAIFELDKVLLPRELFKGSLAPTPAPAPEPVADAPEPSKKHKSPPAPPAADSPADGPAADQTAADSNGAVRFDGGRFAAVCFSLWLIILLL, encoded by the coding sequence ATGCAGCTAACTCCAGCGGCCACGGTGGCCGCTGCAGCGGTGGTTTTTTCCTTGGCACTAATACTCCTACCTTCCCCATCTGAAGCTCACAACATTACTAAGATTTTAGCAGAGTTCCCAGAATTCTCCACGTTCAACCATTTCTTAACCACAACCCACCTCGCTAACGACATTAACAACCGAGAGACAATCACTGTCTGCGCCGTCGACAATGCCGGCATGGCAGATCTACTCGGCAAACACTTGTCCATCTTCGCCTTAAAAAATGTCCTCTCCCTCCACGTCCTTCTCGACTATTTCGGCGCCAAGAAGCTTCACGATATCACCAACGGAACCGCCTTGGCTGCCACCATGTACCAAGCCACCGGCAGCGCTCCCGGCTCCTCCGGCTTCGTCAACATTACTGACCTTAAGGGCGGTAAAGTTGGCTTCGGCGCCGTCGACAATGGCGGAATCGACGCCACATTTGTGAAATCTGTCAAGGAAATTCCTTACAACATTTCCGTAATTCAGATCAGTAAGATCTTGCCGTCTCCCGACGCCGAAGCTCCCACTCCTGGGCCCAGCCAGATGAACATCACGGGTATCATGTCAGCTCACGGCTGTAAAGTTTTCGCCGAGACTTTATTAGCTTCTCCAGCTGAGCAGACATTCGACAGCAGTGTTGACGGTGGGTTAACGATTTTTTGCCCGGGTGACGCTGCAATGAAGAGCTTTTTACCGAAATTCAAAAACTTAACGGCGGACGGTAAACAGTCGTTACTCGAGTTTCACGGCGTTCCGATTTACGAGCCCGAGTCATCTTTGAAATCCAATAACGGCCCTATTAACACGTTAGCCACTGACGGCGCTAAAAAGTTCGGCCTCGTTGTGCAAAATGACGGCCAGCAGGTGACGCTGAAGACGCCAGTCGTGACGGCGAGGATAACGTCGACGATATTCGATGAACAGCCGTTGGCTATATTTGAGCTGGATAAGGTCTTGTTGCCCAGGGAGTTGTTCAAGGGTTCTCTGGCTCCGACTCCGGCGCCGGCACCGGAACCGGTGGCTGATGCTCCCGAGCCTTCGAAGAAGCACAAGTCGCCGCCTGCACCGCCAGCCGCAGATTCTCCTGCAGACGGCCCTGCTGCGGATCAAACAGCAGCAGACAGTAACGGTGCCGTTAGATTTGACGGTGGAAGATTTGCAGCTGTTTGTTTCAGTCTGTGGCTCATTATTTTACTTCTCTAA